In Colletotrichum higginsianum IMI 349063 chromosome 3, whole genome shotgun sequence, a genomic segment contains:
- a CDS encoding NmrA-like family protein produces the protein MLVLVAGATGNIGQKLIDSLHARGHHVRGLGRNPSKLTDERRAKLQDFIVSKNHYDIEALERACEGADAVISAYGVFPAELQIDGQLLLLRAAERANVRRFVLSTWNADWSRDPLGMHESYDPLIALRRLAELSSPIKPHYVFTGVLAEVFWVFPGHPYGAVEMNGYWDGKQKTMSFWGDGDKPMPWTTEGDAAEFTAAIVSRDDAEEGGCWNTISGIHSVKELAAAYERVKNKKVALHSRGTDEDLGKLAFEARERSSPRDFYQYMAYFYQYYMNKGTWDMEKIDNDKLGVQPTSLEDFLRDNDI, from the coding sequence ATGCtggtcctcgtcgccggcgccaccggCAACATCGGCCAGAAGCTGATCGACAGCCTCCACGCCAGAGGCCACCACGTCCGCGGCCTCGGGCGCAACCCCTCCAAGCTCACGGATGAGCGCCGCGCCAAACTCCAGGACTTCATCGTCAGCAAGAACCACTACGACATCGAGGCCCTCGAACGCGCCtgcgagggcgccgacgccgtcatctcggcgTACGGCGTCTTCCCCGCCGAGCTCCAGATCGacggccagctcctcctcctccgcgccgccgagcgcgcCAACGTCCGCCGCTTCGTCCTGTCGACCTGGAACGCCGACTGGAGCCGGGACCCGCTGGGCATGCACGAGAGCTACGACCCGCTCATcgccctccgccgcctcgccgagctcagCTCCCCGATCAAGCCGCACTACGTCTTCACCGGCGTCCTGGCCGAGGTCTTCTGGGTGTTCCCGGGCCACCCTTACGGCGCGGTCGAGATGAACGGCTACTGGGATGGGAAGCAGAAGACCATGAGCTTCtggggcgacggcgacaagcCGATGCCGTGGACCACCGAGGGGGACGCGGCCGAGTTCACGGCCGCCATCGTCTCGcgggacgacgccgaggagggcgggtgCTGGAACACGATCTCCGGCATCCACTCGGTCAAGGAACTCGCGGCGGCGTACGAGAGggtcaagaacaagaaggtCGCGCTTCACAGCCGGGGAACCGACGAGGATCTGGGGAAGCTCGCGTTCGAGGCCCGCGAGCGCAGCTCTCCCAGAGACTTTTACCAGTACATGGCGTACTTTTATCAGTACTACATGAACAAGGGGACGTGGGATATGGAGAAGatcgacaacgacaagctCGGCGTCCAGCCGACTTCGTTGGAGGACTTTTTGCGCGACAACGACATCTAG
- a CDS encoding Alcohol dehydrogenase GroES-like domain-containing protein: MPHSAAIQPAAKAPLEVQEVETSQPGPHELLIKNELIALVPIDAKLAKLAVFPLQYPVILGSSYGGTVSAVGSEVTGFKVGDRVAAARTGGEFGNKLGAFQKYVIARDVTASKLPDNADLHVPVGLLGNFSTIVGLFNVHLGLDRPDPVNKVPSKGKKILVYGGTSSFGSFATQYLTQAGYDVVTTTSPKHKDFVAKLGAVHVVDHTRPQEAVVKDLVAQGPYDYVVDSISLKPTFDITAQVVAAQGGGKIYALLPPSDPSGFPEGVVPEFGSWSVSLIQDEKNAELLRWAYGTYFTQAVSNNKILGLPSQKIDGGLGGLNEAIEVLFKGVSGLKVVIEP; the protein is encoded by the coding sequence ATGCCTCACTCAGCCGCCATCCAACCCGCGGCCAAGGCGCCGCTGGAGGTTCAAGAGGTCGAGACCTCCCAGCCCGGCCCCCACGAGCTCCTCATCAAGAACGAACTCATCGCGCTCGTCCCCATCGACGCGAAACTGGCCAAGCTGGCCGTCTTCCCCCTCCAGTACCCGGTCATTCTCGGCTCCTCCTACGGCGGCACCGTGTCGgccgtcggcagcgaggTCACCGGCTTCAAGGTCGGCGACAGGGTCGCAGCCGCGCGCACCGGCGGCGAGTTCGGCAACAAGCTCGGCGCCTTCCAGAAGTACGTCATCGCCCGGGACGTGACGGCGAGCAAGCTGCCGGACAACGCCGACCTGCACGTCCccgtcggcctgctcggcaACTTCagcaccatcgtcggcctctTCAACGtgcacctcggcctcgacaggCCCGACCCCGTCAACAAGGTGCcgtccaagggcaagaagatcCTGGTCTACGGCGGCACGTCGAGCTTCGGCAGCTTCGCGACGCAGTACCTCACCCAGGCCGGGTACGATGTCGTCACCACGACGTCCCCGAAGCACAAGGACTTCGTCGCCAAGCTGGGTGCCgtccacgtcgtcgaccacACCCGGCCGCAGGAGGCGGTCGTGAAGGACCTGGTCGCGCAGGGTCCCTACGACTACGTCGTCGACTCCATCTCCCTGAAGCCCACGTTCGACATCACGGCCCAGGTCGTCGCGGCGCAGGGCGGCGGGAAGATTTACGCGCTGCTGCCCCCCTCCGACCCTTCGGGCTTCCCCGAGGGCGTGGTCCCCGAGTTCGGATCCTGGTCGGTGTCGCTGATCCAGGACGAGAAGAACGCCGAACTGCTGAGGTGGGCGTACGGGACTTACTTCACCCAGGCCGTTTCCAACAACAAGATCCTCGGGCTTCCATCACAGAAGATCGATGGCGGGCTGGGCGGGCTGAACGAGGCGATTGAGGTGCTCTTCAAGGGAGTCAGTGGTCTGAAGGTCGTCATTGAGCCATAG
- a CDS encoding Extracellular serine-rich protein, whose translation MRVNSAWALMAAAVTVSAMPQPVSKRDPFPADGTVVGGVPHRPFRIRRQAAAPPATPQGNQLIPVVVGGPQDTFVPNLIQAQVGDVVQFQFSNGNHTVTQSAEGSACQPLQAQNPAAIHSGHIPFQDGQAMVGTFNMPITSADPMFLYCATGPHCQEGQVLVINPTNANQVVQYSKLAAAAKANVDGTAVSGGAVGQIPLANAAFVPAPAEQGGGGGGGGGAPPGGGAPPAAAPAAPAAPAPAAPPANPAQDPAAAPPAEAPAAPPAA comes from the exons ATGAGAGTCAACTCAGCTTGGGCCTTgatggctgctgctgtcacGGTCAGCGCGATGCCCCAGCCCGTCTCCAAGAGAGACCCTTTCCCGGCCGATGGTACTGTCGTTGGGGGTGTTCCGCATCGCCCGTTCAGGA TCAGGAgacaagcagcagcaccaccggCGACGCCTCAAGGCAACCAGCTCATCCCCGTCGTGGTCGGCGGCCCGCAGGACACCTTCGTGCCGAACCTGATCCAGGCCcaggtcggcgacgtcgtgcAGTTCCAGTTCAGCAACGGCAACCACACCGTCACGCAGAGCGCCGAGGGCTCCGCGTGCCAGCCGCTCCAGGCGCAGAACCCGGCGGCCATCCACAGCGGCCACATCCCGTTCCAGGACGGGCAGGCCATGGTCGGCACGTTCAACATGCCCATCACGAGCGCCGACCCCATGTTCCTGTACTGCGCCACCGGACCGCACTGCCAAGAGGGCCAGGTCCTGGTCATCAACCC CACCAACGCGAACCAAGTCGTCCAGTACTCCAagctggcggcggcagcaaagGCCAACGTCGACGGGACTGCCGTCTCTGGTGGCGCTGTAGGGCAGATCCCGCTGGCGAACGCGGCTTTTGTaccggcaccggcggagcaaggcggtggtggtggcggcggcggcggcgcaccCCCGGGAGGCGGTGCGCCTCCTGCGGCTGCCCCGGCTGCCCCGGCGGCTCCGGCCCCCGCAGCTCCTCCGGCCAATCCGGCCCAAGATCCGGCcgcagcgccgccggccgaaGCCCCGGCCGCCCCACCAGCTGCTTAA
- a CDS encoding AAA family ATPase: MKYSLAALFAAVASAAVIDTDNIAEAPEAPAAPELPALRARATGCNADNCLRAVRATRYGTATMELRLAECSSFLAVTETPSATTVFVTESSIETLTANVTRTLYQRQAAAEETAAVLSTQTVPVYASACSDAARYSSACSCFGATAVTTTAPAATVTSTVTVVSTTIVAPFVNVTRPALSCSTVWNCGDATIPVCSTESGCVCFRTAEGRDVCAMPNECESGCDSTSDCGNGEVCIKQSCCAGGTCMKVDVCLNEILPKMMFKRRSAAWVKKQARASLNHLSLVPHDVEEES, translated from the exons ATGAAGTACTCCCTCGCTGCGCTCTTCGCCGCTGTGGCatcggccgccgtcatcgacacCGACAACATCGCCGAGGCTCCCGAAGCCCCGGCAGCTCCCGAACTGCCCGCCCTGAGAGCTCGCGCGACGGGATGCAACGCCGACAACTGCCTCCGTGCCGTCAGGGCCACTCGCTACGGCACCGCGACGATGGAGCTCCGCTTGGCTGAGTGCAGCTCGTTCCTCGCCGTCACAGAGACCCCGAGTGCCAC CACCGTCTTCGTCACCGAGTCTAGCATCGAGACCCTCACGGCCAACGTCACCAGGACCCTTTACCAGCGTcaggccgcggccgaggagactGCCGCCGTCCTCTCCACCCAGACAGTTCCTGTATacgcctcggcctgctcggaCGCCGCCCGCTACAGCTCGGCCTGCTCTTGCTtcggcgccaccgccgtcacgacgacggccccggcggcgacagTCACCTCGACCGTGACGGTCGTCTCGACCACCATCGTCGCGCCCTTCGTCAACGTCACGCGGCCCGCGCTGTCCTGCAGCACGGTGTGGAACTGCGGCGACGCCACCATCCCCGTGTGCTCGACCGAGTCCGGCTGCGTGTGCTTCCGcaccgccgagggccgcgacgTCTGCGCCATGCCCAACGAGTGCGAGTCCGGCTGCGACTCGACGAGCGACtgcggcaacggcgaggtCTGCATCAAGCAGAGCTGCTGCGCGGGCGGCACGTGCATGAAGGTCGACGTCTGCCTGAACGAGATCCTGCCCAAGATGATGTTCAAGAGGCGCAGCGCGGCCTGGGTGAAGAAGCAGGCCCGGGCCAGCTTGAACCACCTCAGTCTGGTTCCTCACGATGTTGAGGAGGAGAGTTAG
- a CDS encoding O-methyltransferase produces the protein MSFSSPIHAPQHILQLLSELHAKSLEQEAAMSKTGKVFSSDVMNDLEDRHPRADPADEFDRLMLDKFVALDEDKCRFAYQLIGATGATNVVEAGTSFGVSTIYLALAVGRAKAATGKAGTVVATEKEARKAEVARGYWARCGAEVEEQIDLRVGDLLETLKEGLPLVDLLLLDIWSALALPTLKVILPRLRKGAVVLTDNTISGAEGYKDLLSFLRDPQNGFQNMTLPFTNGFEMSVYMPDLE, from the exons ATGTCCTTTTCTTCGCCCATCCACGCCCCGCAGCACATCCTGCAGCTCCTCTCCGAGCTACACGCCAAGTCCCTCGAACAGGAGGCCGCCATGTCCAAGACGGGCAAGGTCTTCTCGTCCGACGTCATGaacgacctcgaggaccgGCACCCGCGCGCGGACCCGGCGGACGAGTTCGACAGGCTCATGCTGGACAAGTTCGTCGCgctggacgaggacaagTGCCGCTTCGCGTACCAGCTCATCGGCGCCACGGGCGCCaccaacgtcgtcgaggccggcacgAGCTTCGGCGTCAGCACCAtctacctcgccctcgccgtcggcaggGCCAAGGCCGCCACGGGCAAGGCCGGGACGGTCGTCgcgacggagaaggaggcgcgTAAGGCGGAGGTCGCGCGTGGGTACTGGGCGCGGTGCGGCgcggaggtcgaggagcagaTCGATCTTAGGGTGGGGGATCTGCTCGAGACCCTCAAGGAAGGGTTGCCGCTGGTTGATTTACTGCTGCTCGACA TATGGTCAGCCCTCGCTCTGCCGACGCTCAAAGTCATTCTCCCCCGTCTGCGGAAGGGCGCAGTGGTCCTGACGGACAACACCATATCCGGTGCTGAAGGGTACAAAGACCTGCTGTCGTTCCTGAGAGACCCGCAGAACGGCTTCCAGAACATGACTCTTCCGTTCACGAATGGGTTCGAGATGAGTGTTTACATGCCGGATTTGGAGTAG